The genome window TCATCCACTATCATCAATTTAAGTGATGGCCAAATTGCACCTAAGGACTTTGATTAATTATCCATTAAATCCTTCTAGTGTTTGCTATAATACAATTAAGTCCTATTACTATTCTTagtaatttatctaatttaatttcacttaaTGATTCAATCCTACTATTTTCGTATTCAACACGTGACCattcaattataatttatttaataatttagtttataaattagatttaaaattgaatttttaaatcgaagttttttttataaaattttccatcCACGTTATAGGTTCCAAAACTGAATAAATGAGGAACTTGATGCACTGTCTGCTAAGTCGTTGAGTGAGGCTTATAGATGGTTATTGTTTTCGGAGATAATGTTATATTTGGTACCTACATATTCATAATGTCTGATATGGTACTTATACTTTGAAAATGTCTAATGTGatgattgaattattaatatagattttattatGGTATATGTGCATTGATAAAATGTTCAATGTGATACATGTACTTTGAAAATGTCCAATATGGTACATGAACTATCACTATTTTATTATGGTATTAACGGTATTTAGAAAGCTTCatatttgtaaagtgaattttgatgaaatttaaaaaataggaatttctttgtgttttaaggtatatcttgaaattttatgaacactattaatattttagtaagtTGGACAAAACAGTACAACATAATGCATAATTTAGAATTGTCGAGAAGAGCTAACTTAAAATCCGATGTATTAAAAGAGTTTTGGAATAATAAGGTAAAGGATTGTTAAAGTTAGTCTGTTTATTTAGTTTaggttgttgtttttttttttaaagttttaggtagttagtttaattaggttttggtttaCACCAAATTACTAATTGAATCATTTAtatgtaacaaaaaataataattgaaagcAACAAATAGCAAAAATTGTAGTTATCATGATAATGTTCGTACGCAAAAAGTTCAAAATCTAGCCACTGTGACAATGACGGCTATTTAAATTGGGATAGTTTGCTCATTCAAAACTACCGGAAGGCCTGAAGAAGCATCGGTGATCAGACTACGacacttttatttattcatttgtgaCTCATTATACTGCACCTCTAAGCGTTGACTAAAGCTGAAAAGAAGGGatactttgttttttcttttttgtttgtttcttttattagaTCTTCCTTAcctgttaaaataaaaaaaaaagaagaggaaaactCTGTACAACCCCATACATCACTTCAAACAACAACAATGGCTAAGATTATCAGATTATGTAGGGGAAATAATAAAACCAGAAAATGGGTGTCTAATTAGAGGTCGAGGCCTTGAAGCTGATCGTAGAAATCAAAAGGGTATAATATTTCTCCATCGAGTAATGGAAACTGATCAGCTTCATAGGGTACTACCGACGATACATCACTCCACATGTAATTAATGTCGGAGAAAAATGGTTCTGTCCAGAAATTGCTACTTTCTGCCTCGTAGGCTTCTAACAAGGTATCGGTATGGATATCGGTATTGGTATTGGTTGTGGTACTATTATCGTCTGAACCCGAGTCTAATTTGCTTGTTACAACTGTGTTATCTGTAGTGATGGAGGAGTTTTGATCGCTTGAGGCTGGTTGTTGAGATGAGAGTGAGCTTTCAAGTATCAAAGGAGGATTTGGGGAACTTATTAGAAGATGATCAACGTCGTTTagctttgtttcttctttctctcGACTTGTCCCACGCCTGAGTTTTGGATCTTGACTACTGTTATCTTTCCCATCTTTTGCTGCTGCTGATGGTTTATGTTTAAAGCGCCTCTTCAGAGTTGTATGCCAATGGTTCTTTACTTCGTTATCTGTTCTTCCTGGTAACTGCGCAGCAATGGCAGACCACCTGCATATTAAATGTGGAAAATCTTAATTTAGAGACCCTCCTCCCATAACTTTCAATTAAGTCATCACTCTATGGACTTGTGATTCTTGGATTGTCCTACGTAAACGACACTGCATTTGATTAACAAGTACCTGTTTCCCAATGAGTCATGTAATCTGATGATagtctcttcttcttccttgcTGTAACTTCCTCTTTTGATATTAGGCCTTAAATAATTCATCCATCGCAGCCTGCAACTCTTTCCACACCTTGCCAGACCTGAAACCAAAgcattcataaaaatacaacataTTCAACAACAGCGAGGGTAAACAAACACACAAATTCATATTATTAAAAGAGGTATTAGCTTACCAGCAAACTTTGGGAGTTGACGCCAATTCCAGCAGCCATATCTGGTAACATAAGCCATTAGTTTCCGATCTTCCTCTGGAGTCCAGGTTCCTTTCCTCAGTCCAGTTTTATCACAGCAAGGTGTTCTCACCATTTTTCCTTTAATACTTCCCTCTTTTCTCTCTATTCTTggaaatttttgttgttgttttgctgCTCTGGGTTTCAGCTTCCCCTGACCAGTCACCACTCAAATGACTTCAAAATTTGCAGCTATTTATAATGTACCATCTTTAGACCAAAACATGTTACACGTTTTGCTCCTACAATTTAATATCGTCAacaattgttttcattttcatgtttttttttctttaagtacccatttgcatttaaaaaaaaaaccacaaacaaacaaaaatccTTATAGGGTAGTCGATATCCAGGAAAATTCACCAAGATGTcgctttcctttcttttgtgaAACATTAATCCTGGTATACAGTAACACTGATGGATCCTTAGAGGTGATCAACCAGTGCCGGgccagaaaaaaattttagcccGTGTCCAGCCCAAaatatgagcctaaaattttgttcaagccTGACCCGGGAAAAAATTCTTAAGCCCGAGCCTGGcctggcccattttttaataaaaatcaaaattttattttaaaaataaaaaaaagtattttaaaaatattttaaaattaaaaaaatatttattatatattcggagcccgggccaaaaaagtggtgcccgtgGCCCGGcttattttctaaacgggcctctttttttacccaaacccatatttcagacctatatttttacccgaaccatcccatatttcgggcggactgttgggctgggccgggccacccggcccatgatcacctctatgGATCCTGAGACAAAATTTTGGGAgaactttttaaaaagaaattggatcctaattaaaatatttgtaaccCATTACGGAGCTGACCTTCGAGGAACATGATTATGATAAAGCAGGCCAGCAGGAAACGTGATATCTGCACTCGATCAAGCTAAACTTCGATGAAGGTCAGGTGAGTTCAACTAATCAGTGCAGATCAGCACGTTTTTTTGGCACACAATTCATTCCTATTTTTGGAATTGGAGGTGTTCTATTTGAATATTagctttttttttacttaggtTTATATCCTCCATACATGTTTTTATTCAGTACATCAATTATCATGTTTTGTAAAAATGATGGATTGAATCATAAGTGGATACgtgtaaaaagaagaaaatgtacGAATACTTGAACGGTCAAACTCTTACAGTGAGTACAAACTGCAGTTGGCAAGATTTGcgaatacatataaataataataaaatatttatgtggTTGGAGATGCTGCCTTGAAAAAGTAAGACATTATTAGATACTTGTCTTGCGTTCCACGAGGATGATGTCGTTGGATACAACACTATTACATGGTTCATACATTTCAATTGAATGGCCGGTGTCCAGGATACTTAGCCCACAGGAAACCATTTCTTCTGACAAGACAGATTGAAATCTGAGAATGAGAGCATATTATGCAGCAACAAGAAGTCAACTATAATACGTAATTTTATTCATACGATCAAAACCCAACCAAAACGTAGAGTTGGGATAAGAACAGGACCTGAGTTGCCCCAGTGGCGAGAAAGAGAAAAAGTAGAAAAAGAAAGTAAGGAAAAGATGTGGACTTCTAGCAGTGGCTTAACATTattggatatttttatttttctcttactTTCTCCATATGACACATAAGTCACATCCTTTTAATTGGCGTTTATTGATCTTTGTTTGCAAAATACGGAAGATGGTATGAATTAATAGAATTGTTGTCCCTCAATGCTtcaatgaattttaaaattatactagAATTATAATTCTCAAAGCCAACCAACATGACCAAAATATTTCTACTAGTGATAATTGATTGACCATAATTtcttgctttaaaaattttccaaaacttCGTGGTTAGTCGTACCACATTTCATCGTATACGTAATTTTAATGTGCAAGTAGACAATTCAAGTCAGTTAAGCTTAGGAgggaaatgaaattataattaatcatccCTTGACCAGGTTTATGACAGTGTAAGAGGAAGGCTTCCTgttatttactttcttttttataattaagtgtGTTGAGTGAAATACTATTTTAGAAAccttaatcataaaaaaagaaaaatataatccaaAATACCACagataataaatgttttgtcaaaattgcAGTACACAGGGGGGTTCCACATCGCGTGTGAACTTTTCATTGACCATTGACTTTTTGACGATTAGCACCAGTCAACGGAAGAAAACCTTGCAAGACTCAGATAACGGAAATTAGAAGGAACCAACCACAAACTACAGCTTatattttaatggtaaaatttaactaaaaaataaaaatcaaattaaaagaaaatgtaaatgtCGAGGACTAAACTAtcattatacttatattttttaattaaaaattttttgaatgaTCTGGAGCAATTATACTACTTTCATAAACTATCTAACATTATTGACCATAGGCTAAATTAGTTATATATgctaaaaaaatgttaattggTCAAATAGGccgggtttttttaaaaaaattttaagaaaataagtccTTTTTTGAGAGAAAGTGAAAACGCGTCAAGCTGGGAGCACTTTTTCTTTAAGTtgcaatttttgaattttttaatagaattggTTTTGTCAGGTTTGATTCTTTTTCcactcacatttgtattttttatttaatgttgtttaatacttttttatttttaattaatatttttaacatatcaaCTCCTTTGGTTAattggttaaataataatgattttatacTTGAGTctcaagtttaaaatttataatttttgttttatgttgtttcaattttttatttttaattggtaaatatattttttcaattttttatttttatttcatagttttaatcaataactcttttatttataaaataaaataactattattttagtaaatataattttatatgtatattttcaatccatatcataagtgtagtatattttatattatatatttttgtatgtgtatttaaaatatttcacatataaacataatgatatttgaaataattaattaaaatataaaatataaaaatatttcattacatgtttattatttgattttatgaataaaagagttattaattaaaagattaatt of Gossypium raimondii isolate GPD5lz chromosome 3, ASM2569854v1, whole genome shotgun sequence contains these proteins:
- the LOC105794922 gene encoding transcription factor MYB4, encoding MVRTPCCDKTGLRKGTWTPEEDRKLMAYVTRYGCWNWRQLPKFAGLARCGKSCRLRWMNYLRPNIKRGSYSKEEEETIIRLHDSLGNRWSAIAAQLPGRTDNEVKNHWHTTLKRRFKHKPSAAAKDGKDNSSQDPKLRRGTSREKEETKLNDVDHLLISSPNPPLILESSLSSQQPASSDQNSSITTDNTVVTSKLDSGSDDNSTTTNTNTDIHTDTLLEAYEAESSNFWTEPFFSDINYMWSDVSSVVPYEADQFPLLDGEILYPFDFYDQLQGLDL